In the genome of Hyphobacterium sp. CCMP332, one region contains:
- a CDS encoding universal stress protein has protein sequence MIKRILVPTDFSKHSHNAFKFAEELASQSNAEVHIYHVIEAPSASYSEGSFNAEGQIETSGSHEEIVFTKSLVSKVKQKIHKLASEARHDHVKFHSHVEMGDVFKSIVGTAEDHDMDIMVIGTQGAQGLGEVLVGSTAEKLVRHSPIPVIAVKDDVDLSLRNIVFASEFNEDLSKVMPIVKQIQQLFGSKLHLVRINTPNDFHSTRTMKHMMEEFVKKYEIDNYTINTYSDIVEEDGIVYFAEDIDADMVIIPTHARKGLMHLLSGSIAEDVVNHAKRPVMTIKI, from the coding sequence CAAGCATTCACACAATGCTTTCAAGTTTGCAGAAGAACTTGCAAGTCAAAGTAATGCTGAAGTACATATTTATCATGTTATTGAAGCACCTTCAGCTTCTTATTCTGAAGGAAGTTTTAATGCTGAAGGCCAAATAGAAACTTCCGGTTCGCATGAAGAAATTGTTTTTACAAAATCCTTAGTAAGTAAGGTGAAACAAAAAATTCACAAGCTGGCTTCAGAAGCAAGGCATGATCATGTAAAATTTCACTCGCATGTCGAAATGGGTGATGTTTTTAAGAGCATTGTAGGCACAGCCGAAGATCACGATATGGACATTATGGTCATCGGCACTCAAGGGGCTCAGGGATTGGGTGAAGTACTTGTAGGTAGTACGGCAGAGAAATTGGTCAGACATTCACCAATTCCGGTAATTGCCGTTAAAGATGATGTTGACCTTTCCTTACGAAATATCGTTTTTGCCAGTGAATTCAATGAAGATTTATCAAAGGTAATGCCTATAGTTAAGCAAATTCAACAGCTTTTTGGGTCAAAATTACACTTGGTAAGAATTAATACTCCTAATGATTTTCATTCTACAAGAACCATGAAACATATGATGGAGGAATTCGTCAAAAAATACGAAATAGATAACTACACGATTAACACATACTCCGACATCGTTGAAGAAGATGGAATTGTTTATTTTGCTGAAGATATCGATGCAGACATGGTAATTATACCTACACATGCACGAAAAGGACTCATGCATTTATTGAGTGGAAGTATAGCCGAAGACGTTGTCAATCACGCAAAAAGGCCTGTAATGACAATTAAAATCTAA